The proteins below are encoded in one region of Bosea sp. BIWAKO-01:
- the ssb gene encoding single-stranded DNA-binding protein, translating into MAGSVNKVILVGNLGRDPEVRRLGSGEPVVNLRIATSETWRDKQSGERKEKTEWHSVVIFNENLAKVAEQYLKKGSKVYIEGQLQTRKWQDQSGVEKYTTEIVLQRFRGELTILDSRGQGGSDEYGEGGGSVEDRSGGGGSFGRSSPMGGGGGSRQPAMSSGGGGRSSSSHLDDDIPF; encoded by the coding sequence ATGGCTGGTAGCGTCAACAAGGTCATTCTGGTCGGTAATCTCGGGCGCGACCCCGAGGTGCGCCGGCTCGGCAGCGGCGAGCCGGTCGTCAATCTGCGCATCGCCACGTCCGAGACCTGGCGCGACAAGCAGTCCGGTGAGCGCAAGGAAAAGACCGAGTGGCACTCGGTGGTGATCTTCAACGAGAATCTCGCCAAGGTCGCCGAGCAGTATCTGAAGAAGGGCTCGAAGGTTTACATCGAAGGCCAGCTCCAGACGCGCAAATGGCAGGATCAGTCCGGCGTCGAGAAGTACACGACCGAGATCGTGCTGCAGCGCTTCCGCGGCGAACTCACCATTCTCGACAGTCGCGGGCAAGGCGGTTCGGATGAGTATGGCGAGGGCGGCGGTTCGGTCGAGGACCGTTCGGGCGGCGGCGGCTCCTTCGGGCGCTCGAGCCCGATGGGCGGCGGTGGCGGTTCGCGTCAGCCGGCCATGTCCAGCGGCGGCGGCGGGCGGTCGTCGAGCAGCCATCTCGACGACGACATCCCGTTCTAG
- a CDS encoding VOC family protein: MQKITPFLWFDGQAEEAAKFYTSVFRNSKLGGVSPMAASFELEGLEFTALNGGPRFKFTEAISLYVNCETQDEVDYYWDRLGDGGQIQQCGWLKDRFGISWQVIPSVLPTLLSSPEQEKAGRAMQAMMQMQKIDIAALQKAYDG, encoded by the coding sequence ATGCAGAAGATTACCCCGTTCCTGTGGTTCGATGGCCAGGCTGAGGAGGCGGCAAAATTCTACACCTCCGTCTTCAGGAATTCGAAGCTCGGCGGCGTCTCGCCCATGGCGGCCTCCTTCGAGCTCGAAGGCCTGGAATTCACGGCGCTCAATGGCGGGCCGCGTTTCAAGTTCACCGAGGCGATCTCGCTCTATGTGAACTGCGAAACCCAGGACGAGGTCGACTACTACTGGGACAGGCTCGGCGACGGTGGACAGATCCAGCAATGCGGCTGGCTGAAGGACAGGTTCGGAATCTCCTGGCAGGTCATCCCGTCAGTACTGCCCACGCTGCTGAGCAGCCCTGAACAGGAGAAGGCCGGCCGTGCCATGCAGGCGATGATGCAGATGCAGAAGATCGACATTGCTGCGCTTCAAAAGGCCTATGACGGCTGA
- a CDS encoding SRPBCC family protein, with amino-acid sequence MMTTADLSVSTPSDREVLMTRLFDAPRELVFEAMNRPELLKRWLSGPPGWSLQHCEVDFRVGGSFRHVWHGPDGAVMGMGGIYREIARPERIVRTELFDQDWTGGEAIATLVLTEQAGKTELALTVLYSSREARDGALRSGMKDGVAASYGKLDTLFAERQQAA; translated from the coding sequence ATGATGACGACCGCCGATCTGTCCGTCTCCACGCCCAGCGACCGCGAGGTCCTGATGACCCGCCTCTTCGACGCACCGCGCGAGCTGGTCTTCGAAGCCATGAACCGGCCTGAGCTGCTGAAGAGGTGGCTGAGCGGCCCTCCAGGCTGGTCACTGCAGCATTGCGAGGTCGATTTTCGGGTCGGCGGCAGCTTCCGCCATGTCTGGCACGGACCGGACGGCGCCGTGATGGGAATGGGCGGCATCTACCGCGAGATCGCGCGCCCTGAGCGTATCGTCCGGACCGAACTGTTCGACCAGGACTGGACCGGCGGAGAGGCGATAGCGACGCTGGTTCTGACGGAGCAGGCGGGCAAGACCGAACTGGCCCTGACTGTGCTCTATTCCTCGCGCGAGGCTCGCGACGGCGCGCTCAGGAGCGGCATGAAGGATGGCGTCGCCGCGAGCTACGGAAAGCTCGACACCCTGTTCGCGGAGAGACAGCAGGCCGCCTGA